A part of Lacerta agilis isolate rLacAgi1 chromosome 7, rLacAgi1.pri, whole genome shotgun sequence genomic DNA contains:
- the NKX2-2 gene encoding homeobox protein Nkx-2.2 isoform X1: protein MFGEARGLTIWSFKVSCLRFARNMSLTNTKTGFSVKDILDLPDTNDEDGSIAEGGDEEAEGPEPPKKPGVLGTTSLDSVQTLPLKNPFYDNTDNPYTRWLATTESIQYSLHGLASSNSQQDSASKSPEPSADESPDNDKETSSNGDSGKKRKRRVLFSKAQTYELERRFRQQRYLSAPEREHLASLIRLTPTQVKIWFQNHRYKMKRARAEKGPITVRLLGGGGEEKAERRGGKQTLGWWQQVGDLTRHPPAPASTHHRELPARGPAQEARARSDVAADTREVLVCIRYCIEQYFRKYVLVAS, encoded by the exons ATGTTTGGCGAAGCAAGAGGATTGACAATCTGGTCCTTCAAAGTTTCCTGCCTCAGATTTGCCCGGAATATGTCTCTGACCAACACAAAGACCGGCTTTTCTGTAAAGGACATCTTGGACTTGCCTGACACCAATGACGAAGACGGATCCATCGCGGAAGGGGGCGACGAAGAGGCGGAGGGGCCGGAACCCCCCAAAAAGCCCGGGGTTTTGGGGACAACCTCCTTGGACTCTGTTCAGACGCTACCTCTGAAGAACCCCTTTTACGACAATACCGATAATCCCTACACGCGTTGGCTCGCCACCACCGAGAGCATCCAGTATTCCT TGCACGGCTTGGCATCCAGCAACTCCCAACAGGACTCGGCGTCCAAATCTCCGGAGCCTTCGGCGGACGAGTCTCCGGACAACGACAAGGAAACTTCGAGCAACGGCGACTCCGGCAAGAAACGGAAAAGGCGGGTGCTTTTCTCCAAGGCGCAGACTTACGAGCTGGAGAGGCGCTTCAGGCAGCAGCGGTACCTGTCGGCGCCCGAGAGGGAGCACCTGGCCAGCCTGATCCGCCTCACCCCGACGCAGGTGAAGATCTGGTTCCAGAACCACCGCTACAAGATGAAGCGGGCCCGGGCCGAGAAAG GACCGATCACCGTGCGATTACttggaggaggtggagaggagaaggcagaaaggaggggaggaaagcaaACTCTCGGTTGGTGGCAGCAGGTTGGAGACCTCACCCGACACCCACCCGCTCCAGCCTCCACCCACCACCGTGAACTTCCTGCGCGGGGCCCAGCTCAAGAAGCGCGCGCGCGGAGCGATGTAGCAGCAGATACCCGTGAAGTGTTGGTGTGTATTAGATATTGTATTGAGCAATATTTCAGGAAATATGTACTTGTGGCGTCCTGA
- the NKX2-2 gene encoding homeobox protein Nkx-2.2 isoform X2 produces the protein MFGEARGLTIWSFKVSCLRFARNMSLTNTKTGFSVKDILDLPDTNDEDGSIAEGGDEEAEGPEPPKKPGVLGTTSLDSVQTLPLKNPFYDNTDNPYTRWLATTESIQYSLHGLASSNSQQDSASKSPEPSADESPDNDKETSSNGDSGKKRKRRVLFSKAQTYELERRFRQQRYLSAPEREHLASLIRLTPTQVKIWFQNHRYKMKRARAEKGMEVTPLPSPRRVAVPVLVRDGKPCHTLKAQDLAAATFQAGIPFSAYSAQSLQHMQYNAQYSSASNPQYPSAHHLVQAQQWTW, from the exons ATGTTTGGCGAAGCAAGAGGATTGACAATCTGGTCCTTCAAAGTTTCCTGCCTCAGATTTGCCCGGAATATGTCTCTGACCAACACAAAGACCGGCTTTTCTGTAAAGGACATCTTGGACTTGCCTGACACCAATGACGAAGACGGATCCATCGCGGAAGGGGGCGACGAAGAGGCGGAGGGGCCGGAACCCCCCAAAAAGCCCGGGGTTTTGGGGACAACCTCCTTGGACTCTGTTCAGACGCTACCTCTGAAGAACCCCTTTTACGACAATACCGATAATCCCTACACGCGTTGGCTCGCCACCACCGAGAGCATCCAGTATTCCT TGCACGGCTTGGCATCCAGCAACTCCCAACAGGACTCGGCGTCCAAATCTCCGGAGCCTTCGGCGGACGAGTCTCCGGACAACGACAAGGAAACTTCGAGCAACGGCGACTCCGGCAAGAAACGGAAAAGGCGGGTGCTTTTCTCCAAGGCGCAGACTTACGAGCTGGAGAGGCGCTTCAGGCAGCAGCGGTACCTGTCGGCGCCCGAGAGGGAGCACCTGGCCAGCCTGATCCGCCTCACCCCGACGCAGGTGAAGATCTGGTTCCAGAACCACCGCTACAAGATGAAGCGGGCCCGGGCCGAGAAAGGTATGGAAGTgactcctctcccctccccgcgCCGGGTAGCCGTGCCCGTCTTAGTCAGGGACGGCAAGCCGTGCCACACGCTCAAGGCACAGGACTTGGCTGCCGCCACCTTCCAGGCGGGGATCCCCTTCTCAGCCTACAGCGCCCAGTCTCTCCAGCACATGCAATACAATGCCCAGTACAGCTCGGCCAGCAACCCCCAGTACCCCTCAGCGCACCACTTGGTACAAGCCCAGCAATGGACTTGGTGA